The following proteins are encoded in a genomic region of Thermogemmatispora onikobensis:
- a CDS encoding class I SAM-dependent methyltransferase: MSKPSEGIPPSTYVIDPEQAAELARLMQQERVVTEGMGGLFPEGQELPEDGRVLDLACGPGGWALELAFAYPQLSVYGVDISASIIEYAQAQAQARRLENVHFRTMNIMQPLAFPDGFFDLINARFIAWFMTPAAWPRLLAECRRLLKPGGVLRLTEGEPPLTTSAAFEALMDLATRALQRAGQSFSPDGRHVGITPMLPRLLRQAGFEEVRLRASAIEWSSGTPAHYGFFKDFLIAFEIGRPFSVKLGLATLEELERLSQQAVAEMQQDEFCAVSVLLTVWGRQPATAPASTSEQEGQPG, from the coding sequence ATGAGCAAGCCCAGCGAGGGTATCCCACCTTCAACCTACGTCATCGATCCCGAGCAGGCCGCCGAACTGGCACGCCTGATGCAACAGGAGCGTGTGGTGACCGAAGGAATGGGGGGTCTCTTTCCCGAAGGACAGGAGTTGCCCGAAGATGGGCGGGTGCTGGATCTCGCGTGCGGCCCCGGCGGCTGGGCGCTGGAACTGGCGTTCGCTTATCCCCAGCTGAGCGTCTACGGTGTCGACATCAGCGCTTCCATTATCGAGTATGCCCAAGCGCAAGCCCAGGCGCGCCGCCTGGAGAACGTACACTTCCGCACGATGAACATCATGCAGCCGCTGGCCTTTCCCGATGGCTTCTTTGACCTGATCAACGCGCGCTTCATCGCCTGGTTTATGACGCCGGCGGCCTGGCCCCGCTTGCTGGCAGAATGCCGGCGCCTGCTCAAGCCCGGCGGGGTGCTCCGCCTGACCGAGGGGGAGCCACCGCTGACGACCAGCGCCGCCTTCGAAGCGCTGATGGACCTGGCGACTCGCGCGCTCCAGCGGGCCGGCCAGAGCTTCTCACCAGACGGGCGCCATGTTGGCATCACGCCCATGCTGCCCCGTCTGCTGCGCCAGGCCGGCTTTGAAGAGGTGCGCCTGCGCGCCAGTGCCATCGAATGGTCGAGCGGTACCCCAGCCCATTACGGCTTTTTCAAGGACTTCTTGATCGCCTTTGAGATCGGGCGTCCCTTCTCGGTGAAACTGGGCCTGGCCACCCTGGAGGAGCTAGAGCGACTGAGCCAGCAGGCCGTGGCCGAGATGCAGCAAGATGAGTTCTGCGCCGTGAGTGTGCTGCTGACGGTCTGGGGCCGCCAACCTGCCACAGCGCCGGCCAGCACCAGCGAGCAGGAGGGGCAGCCTGGCTGA